A single genomic interval of Halomonas sp. GT harbors:
- a CDS encoding MarR family winged helix-turn-helix transcriptional regulator has translation MDHVDSILNQWRQERPDLNVAPMATLGRIKRLNYCLNRELEKTWTKYGLNGASFDVLATLRREGPPFALSPGGLMASTMVTSGTMTHRINLLEKAGLIERVKNPEDGRGFLISLSQRGFELIDEAVTAHVEAQAQLTSGLSEEQLAQLDALLKQFLAGLEQQ, from the coding sequence ATGGATCATGTGGATAGCATTCTTAATCAGTGGCGGCAGGAAAGGCCTGACCTTAATGTTGCACCGATGGCCACACTAGGACGGATTAAGCGACTGAACTACTGCTTAAACCGTGAACTAGAAAAAACCTGGACAAAGTACGGGCTGAACGGTGCAAGCTTTGACGTTTTGGCGACCCTTCGTCGAGAAGGCCCCCCATTTGCGTTGTCGCCAGGGGGGTTGATGGCTTCCACGATGGTGACCTCTGGCACCATGACTCATCGTATCAATCTGTTGGAAAAGGCTGGTTTGATTGAGCGGGTCAAAAACCCAGAGGATGGGCGCGGTTTTTTGATCTCTCTTTCACAGCGTGGTTTTGAATTGATTGATGAGGCGGTTACCGCTCATGTGGAAGCTCAGGCGCAGCTCACTAGCGGCTTAAGTGAAGAACAACTGGCGCAATTAGATGCTCTGCTGAAGCAGTTTTTAGCGGGATTGGAGCAACAGTAA
- a CDS encoding DMT family transporter has product MTLSNTIATHSPKRVWLAPLIYLLSGGALLGLSTNLAKLAGEMQLSALAFLFWSITGAALILLTISALRGHLPPISFRSVEYYSVSALLGVAGSNLIFFSAIPHVGAGFVALIITLPPLLTYVGALLLKIEKFQFIRAAGVMSALLGAITLAASKLSSPDANHLWILIALAGPVLLAIGNVYRTLRWPEGVSSDALAPGMLIAAVVILLGVGFLPGFSLNVPTQHHLPIILIALQALVFAGQFLLLFLLQKSGGPVFLSLLGSVGAVVGVPVAIFLQGEAAPEGLLLGIVLIGAGVFLLNIGKANPLPSADQINNNPSKIN; this is encoded by the coding sequence ATGACATTATCAAACACAATTGCAACACACTCACCAAAAAGGGTCTGGCTTGCTCCACTGATTTACCTACTATCAGGTGGAGCACTACTTGGCCTATCGACAAATTTGGCTAAACTTGCCGGGGAAATGCAGCTATCAGCACTCGCGTTTCTGTTTTGGTCAATCACCGGGGCTGCGTTAATTCTGTTGACCATTTCAGCACTTCGCGGTCATTTACCGCCTATTAGCTTTCGCTCGGTTGAGTACTACTCAGTATCCGCTCTGCTTGGCGTGGCTGGCTCTAACTTGATCTTTTTCTCCGCTATCCCACATGTGGGAGCTGGGTTCGTTGCGCTGATCATTACGCTACCGCCGCTGCTCACCTATGTTGGTGCGCTGTTATTGAAAATAGAAAAATTTCAATTTATTCGAGCGGCTGGCGTTATGTCAGCGCTGTTGGGTGCCATCACCTTAGCAGCCAGTAAGCTATCTTCGCCTGATGCCAATCACTTATGGATCCTCATTGCCCTAGCTGGGCCAGTGCTATTAGCCATCGGCAACGTTTACCGAACATTACGCTGGCCTGAAGGCGTATCCAGCGATGCGCTAGCCCCCGGCATGCTCATCGCCGCCGTTGTAATCCTGTTAGGAGTAGGGTTTTTACCGGGTTTTTCATTAAATGTTCCAACTCAACACCACTTGCCCATCATTCTGATTGCGCTCCAAGCGCTAGTGTTCGCTGGCCAGTTCTTACTACTGTTCCTGCTGCAGAAAAGCGGTGGCCCTGTGTTCCTGAGCTTACTGGGTTCCGTTGGCGCTGTCGTGGGGGTGCCTGTTGCTATCTTCCTCCAGGGAGAAGCCGCCCCTGAGGGCTTACTACTAGGCATCGTATTAATTGGCGCAGGTGTTTTCCTGCTCAACATTGGCAAAGCCAATCCGCTTCCTAGCGCTGATCAAATCAACAACAACCCATCCAAGATTAACTAA
- a CDS encoding NAD(P)H-binding protein, with amino-acid sequence MSEALTRGHHVTGVVGTENQRNKLPAEANYCVAGISDPRQLTQVVEGQDLLISAARPWKTDRHLSSWLGHSCHG; translated from the coding sequence ATGAGTGAAGCGTTAACACGAGGACATCACGTCACTGGCGTAGTAGGAACTGAAAATCAGCGTAATAAGCTGCCTGCTGAGGCAAACTACTGTGTCGCCGGTATATCAGACCCGCGCCAACTAACGCAGGTGGTTGAGGGCCAAGATTTACTGATCAGCGCTGCTCGTCCCTGGAAAACGGACAGGCACCTTTCGTCTTGGCTCGGACACTCTTGTCATGGATAA
- a CDS encoding DUF523 domain-containing protein, giving the protein MKKVLMSACLLGKKVRYDGGALPVADQIIEQWHSERRIVSVCPEVEAGMSIPRQPAEIFEGSGQSVINGEADVIEKEGANVTAEFLAGASVALDLCLKFNINVAVLAEFSPSCGSSAIYDGSFSGKKVPGMGVTAALLRQHGIRVFNQHEIAEANQALLATHGD; this is encoded by the coding sequence TTGAAAAAAGTATTAATGAGTGCCTGCCTTTTAGGGAAAAAGGTTCGCTATGATGGTGGAGCCCTTCCCGTGGCTGACCAGATTATTGAGCAGTGGCATTCTGAAAGGCGAATCGTTTCTGTCTGCCCTGAGGTTGAGGCGGGGATGAGTATTCCCAGACAGCCTGCAGAGATTTTTGAAGGCAGTGGTCAGAGTGTAATAAATGGCGAAGCCGATGTGATTGAAAAAGAGGGAGCCAATGTCACTGCCGAGTTTTTGGCGGGGGCTTCCGTTGCTCTAGATTTATGCCTTAAATTTAATATAAACGTCGCGGTACTCGCTGAATTTAGCCCATCATGCGGAAGTTCCGCTATCTATGATGGTAGTTTTTCCGGTAAAAAAGTGCCTGGCATGGGAGTAACTGCCGCACTACTCCGCCAGCATGGTATTCGCGTGTTTAATCAGCATGAAATAGCGGAAGCTAATCAAGCGCTCCTTGCTACACATGGTGATTAA
- the astB gene encoding N-succinylarginine dihydrolase yields MSDVVNSNVVNNSVREVNFDGLVGPTHNYSGLAHGNVASMSHGGLVSNPKEGALQGLLKMKSLMDAGYAQGVLPPQQRPDVGALRDLGFSGSNSDVLNRAAKEAPQLLRAVCSASSMWTANAGTVTPSVDAPDRRVHFTPANLQSSFHRYLEPQTTGRVLQAIFHDEQHFAHHPVLPATPAFSDEGAANHTRLCGEHGEPGVHLFVYGRQAFGDVRSGEREPKRFPARQTLEASQAVARQHGLKDAQTVFAQQHPDAIDAGVFHNDVIAVGNGPVLLYHEMAFLDEARTLDELRSKMSTPLIPVRVSLDAVSMEDAVASYLFNSQLLSNPDGTMTLVVPSECQERDAVWRTIQDFILAGNNPISDVVVKDVKQSMRNGGGPACLRLRVALSEAEQAALTGRVLMNDALYDDLTAWVNRHYRDHLAADDLADPKLATEVLTALDELTQLLKVGSVYPFQLG; encoded by the coding sequence ATGAGCGACGTGGTGAATAGTAACGTGGTTAATAACAGCGTCAGAGAAGTTAATTTTGACGGCTTGGTAGGGCCCACCCACAACTACTCCGGGCTGGCTCATGGCAACGTGGCGTCGATGAGTCATGGTGGTCTGGTGTCCAACCCTAAAGAGGGCGCACTGCAAGGGCTTCTGAAAATGAAGTCACTGATGGACGCTGGCTACGCTCAGGGCGTGTTGCCCCCTCAACAGCGTCCTGATGTGGGCGCATTACGGGATTTAGGCTTCAGCGGTAGCAATAGCGATGTGCTGAACCGTGCCGCCAAAGAGGCACCCCAACTGCTGAGGGCGGTCTGCTCAGCTTCCAGTATGTGGACGGCCAACGCAGGCACCGTTACCCCAAGTGTTGATGCGCCTGACCGCCGAGTGCATTTTACACCGGCTAACCTGCAGTCCAGTTTTCATCGCTACCTAGAGCCGCAAACCACCGGCCGTGTGCTGCAGGCTATTTTCCATGATGAGCAGCACTTTGCTCATCACCCTGTACTGCCAGCAACGCCTGCTTTTTCTGATGAGGGCGCGGCCAATCACACCCGGCTATGCGGTGAACACGGCGAGCCAGGCGTTCACCTTTTTGTGTATGGTCGCCAAGCATTTGGTGACGTGCGTAGCGGCGAGCGTGAGCCAAAACGCTTCCCTGCTCGGCAAACCTTGGAAGCCAGCCAAGCAGTGGCTCGCCAGCACGGGCTAAAGGATGCACAAACGGTGTTTGCTCAGCAGCATCCGGATGCTATCGATGCGGGGGTCTTTCACAACGATGTCATTGCCGTGGGTAATGGCCCCGTATTGCTCTATCACGAAATGGCCTTTTTGGATGAAGCGCGCACCTTAGATGAGCTGCGTAGCAAAATGTCCACACCACTGATTCCCGTGCGGGTGTCGCTAGATGCGGTGAGCATGGAAGATGCGGTAGCGTCGTACCTGTTTAACTCCCAGCTCCTTTCCAACCCGGATGGCACCATGACGCTGGTCGTGCCCAGCGAATGCCAAGAGCGTGACGCGGTTTGGCGCACGATCCAGGACTTTATTCTGGCCGGCAATAATCCGATTAGCGATGTGGTTGTTAAAGATGTTAAACAGAGCATGCGCAACGGCGGTGGCCCTGCCTGCCTGCGCCTGCGTGTAGCTTTATCGGAAGCTGAACAGGCAGCGTTGACAGGCCGCGTGTTGATGAATGATGCGCTGTACGATGATCTGACTGCTTGGGTCAACCGTCACTACCGTGATCACCTCGCGGCAGATGACCTGGCCGACCCTAAGCTCGCCACAGAAGTGCTCACGGCGTTAGATGAGCTGACGCAATTGCTAAAAGTGGGATCAGTTTACCCGTTTCAGTTGGGGTAA